CCAGCACTCTTGAGGAAGTCGATCGTTGTCTCATCTACACAATAGTCCACATCACCAGCACTGGTTTCATCTAACTGATCTTGCAACATCCTTAGCTGGCGATCATTAATCCGACCAACTACGGTACCGTCTACTCTGTCATACAGCTTAATCATCGGTTATATCCTTGGCTATACCCTTGATGTCCTAACTGATAGTCTGAATTGCCTGC
The Cyanobacteriota bacterium DNA segment above includes these coding regions:
- a CDS encoding galactosyldiacylglycerol synthase — encoded protein: MIKLYDRVDGTVVGRINDRQLRMLQDQLDETSAGDVDYCVDETTIDFLKSAGADRSLIVLLEQAMKDRAAIEIAWEEVQA